A single window of bacterium DNA harbors:
- a CDS encoding ATP-binding cassette domain-containing protein: MIEADGITKRYGDFVAVDGVSFKAEAGEVVGFLGPNGAGKTTTMRILTGFLPATDGTARIAGHDIFGDPLAARRAVGYLPESPPLYPEMDVTGYLTYVAKIKDVPRAGRKAAVESATERCGLADVHRRVIGSLSKGYRQRVGIAQAIVHDPKVLILDEPTVGLDPIQIREIRHLIAELADPEKAAHTIVLSTHILAEVEAICRRVIMIHDGKKVLDKTMAELTESGESLEDMFARVILREEEAA, translated from the coding sequence TTGATCGAAGCAGATGGCATCACCAAACGCTACGGAGATTTCGTCGCCGTCGACGGGGTCTCCTTCAAGGCCGAGGCCGGTGAGGTCGTCGGCTTCCTCGGGCCGAACGGCGCTGGCAAGACGACCACGATGCGCATCCTCACGGGTTTCCTTCCCGCGACGGACGGCACCGCGCGGATCGCTGGCCACGATATCTTCGGCGATCCCCTCGCGGCGCGTCGTGCCGTTGGCTACCTGCCTGAATCGCCGCCGCTGTATCCCGAAATGGACGTCACGGGCTACCTCACCTACGTCGCGAAGATCAAGGACGTGCCGCGGGCGGGGCGCAAGGCGGCCGTGGAGAGTGCAACCGAGCGTTGCGGCCTGGCCGACGTACACCGGCGGGTGATTGGCTCCCTCTCGAAGGGCTACCGGCAGCGCGTCGGCATCGCCCAGGCGATCGTTCACGACCCGAAGGTGCTGATCCTGGACGAGCCCACCGTCGGGCTCGACCCGATCCAGATCCGCGAGATCCGGCACCTGATCGCCGAGCTGGCCGATCCCGAGAAGGCGGCTCATACGATCGTGCTCTCGACCCATATCCTGGCCGAGGTCGAGGCGATCTGTCGGCGCGTGATCATGATCCACGACGGCAAGAAAGTGCTCGACAAGACCATGGCCGAGCTGACCGAAAGCGGCGAGAGCCTGGAGGACATGTTCGCGCGCGTCATCCTCCGCGAAGAGGAGGCGGCATGA
- a CDS encoding ABC transporter permease subunit, translated as MRHVGAIAGRELRSLFVSPVAYAVLTLFAVLAGFFFLLSVQGFSEAINYYQQVGQFEALRGINLNNQLIGPFIQVMWIVFLFLIPGITMGLFAMEKANGTEELLMTSPLSMWELVIGKFLAAAAFVTLLILMMGFFPSLLFLDGDTPLLGLFFGGFDLADPDPEGLQTLAGLLGLWLLGLTYAAVGTFASSVTRNQLVAFFLALALLLILWLLSVVADLGIAEGAGGTTSSLAGVLTWLSTSDHFDKLARGLIDTRDLAYFGFMIGTFLILTKTAVESVRWR; from the coding sequence ATGAGACATGTCGGCGCCATCGCCGGACGGGAGCTTCGTTCGCTCTTCGTTTCGCCCGTGGCCTACGCAGTCCTCACCCTGTTCGCCGTACTGGCGGGTTTCTTCTTCCTGCTCTCGGTGCAGGGCTTCAGTGAAGCGATCAACTACTACCAGCAGGTCGGCCAATTCGAGGCGTTGCGCGGGATCAACCTGAACAACCAGCTGATCGGTCCGTTCATCCAGGTCATGTGGATCGTCTTCCTGTTCCTGATTCCGGGCATCACGATGGGCTTGTTCGCAATGGAGAAGGCGAACGGCACCGAGGAACTCCTGATGACGAGCCCCCTCAGCATGTGGGAACTCGTGATCGGCAAGTTCCTTGCCGCGGCGGCCTTCGTCACGTTGTTGATCCTGATGATGGGCTTCTTCCCCTCGCTGCTCTTCCTGGATGGCGATACGCCCCTGTTGGGGCTGTTCTTCGGCGGCTTCGATCTGGCGGATCCGGATCCGGAGGGCCTCCAGACGCTGGCGGGGCTGCTTGGCCTCTGGCTCCTCGGGCTCACCTATGCGGCCGTCGGAACCTTCGCTTCGTCGGTGACCCGCAACCAGCTCGTGGCCTTCTTTCTCGCGTTGGCCCTGCTGCTGATCTTGTGGCTGCTGTCGGTCGTTGCGGATCTCGGAATCGCCGAAGGCGCGGGAGGGACCACCTCCAGCCTGGCGGGTGTGCTCACCTGGCTGTCCACTTCGGATCATTTCGACAAGCTCGCTCGGGGGCTGATCGATACCCGTGACCTGGCCTACTTCGGTTTCATGATCGGCACGTTCCT